One Polynucleobacter sp. SHI8 genomic window, AAAAAAGCTTGGGCAGAAGAGTATCCTGGCATGATTGAATATCGCCCACAATTTAACGTTACTGAAGTTGATGGTAAAACAAAGACCATCAAGTTTGAAGTGCAAGAGGATATCAAAGCGGATGTTTTGAATATTTTGCCACCTATGCGCGCTGGAGATATTGCAGTCAATGCAGGAATTGCAAATGCGAATGGTCGTTGGGCTGAAGTGAACTTTTTGAACTTTGAATCAACTTCTGCGAAAGATATTCATGTGCTTGGGGACTCTATTCAAATTGCGCCTCTCATGCCTAAATCAGGGCATATGGCCAACTCCCATGCCAAAGTTGCAGCTGCTGCAATTGTTGCTGAACTCAACGGCTGGGATATTAATCCAGCACCAGTTTTAACCAATACTTGTTACAGCTTTATTGATGCTCAAAAGGTGGTGCATGTGGCCAGTGTTCATCAATATAATCCAGCTGAGAAAACATTTAAAACTGTTCCAGGCTCTGGAGGGTTGTCACCTGAACCTAGTGTTTTAGAGGGAGTATATGCATGGGGTTGGGCTCGAAATATTTGGGCGGATAGTTTAGGTTAATTGATTGTTCAATGGGCAGCATAGCTGCCCATTTTTTTGCTGAGGGGGAATTCTTAACCCTTAGGCATGAGTTCTAATATTTTCCCGCTACCAATTATTTTCTCAGTACCATGACACGCTTGAATTGCAGCCCAGATAGCAGCTTGATTGGTTGAGACTATCGTGCAGTCGTATTTTTTCTCCCAGGCATCAATGTGCTCCATGATTTGATATGCCCCTCCTGCGAGAATAATGGCATCTGGTTTAGTTGCTGCCAGTTTTGCAATCGCTTTTTCTGCAGGTTCAGGACCGAGTTCAATAATTTTTTTCACGTCCGTTAGGTTAAAAAAATCAACGGAGGTGATTTCTACACCATGAATTTTTCTAAAGTATGCTTTGGCATTTGTTGCCAAACTACTGTTATATGGTGAAAGCATTGCGACATTCTTTGCTCCGATTGCTCTTAAGATTCTTCCAATAGAATGCGCAGTAGTTACTGCAGGCACTCCTGAAATTTCCGTAATTCTTTGAACAATATCAGCATCGTAGTTTTCTGGACCATAAAGACTTGCGGCAGTTTGTAAGAGGATGATTACCTCAGGTTTAATCGTGCCAATTAATTCTGTTTGATAGTTGATATCTGCATCGTGTTCTTTCCAGCCAATTTCATCGACAGAGCTCACTTTTACACGTGAGATAAAGAGCTGATAATTTTTTGGTAGAACACGGTTGAATTCAATTTCTACTGCAATGTTAGTGGCAGGTAATAACATGCCGATGCGATGAATCATATGAAGTCCTGATGAGATTAATTAACTTTTATATTTGCTGCTTTAACAACTTTTTGCCAAGTATTTGATTCTTTATTGATTAAATTTTTTAATTCCTCAGGAGAGCTACCAATAGGTCTAGCTCCTGCCTTTGATAGGCTGGCACGATTCTCTGGTTTTGCAAGAGCTTTTACGAAAGCTTCATTGAGTCTCTTAACAACAATATCAGGTGTGCCTGTTGGCACCACAATACCGATCCAATCAGACATGTCAAAGTCTTTTACTCCAGATTGATCAACCGTCGGCACTTCCGGTAAGCTCTCATCGCGATCCAAGGTTGTTACGGCTAAAGGTATTAAGCGGTTCGAACGGATTTGTTGAATCGCTGATGGAACGGCAGCAAACTGAAGTTGGGTAACATTACCCAAAATTGCCGCAGTGGCCTCACCACCACTTTTATACGGGATGTGCGTTAATTTTGTACCTGTAGAGTATTCGAATAAGGCGCCTGCCAAATGCGGTGCACTTGCGTTTCCGGCGGATCCATAGTTGATCGCTTCAGGATTTTTCTTTGCGTACTCAATTAATTCCTTGATACTTCGAACCGGAAATTGCGGATTTACAATCACCACTAGAGGAACTTTTCCTACCAGACATACTGGAGTTAAATCTTTTTGTGTGTCAAATGGCATTTTACTGATAACAAACGGGTTTGCTCCAAATGCTGTATTGGCAACACCTAATGTGTAACCATCAGGTTTAGATTTGGCAACAAGGTCCATGCCAATGGTTGCCCCTCCACCAGGACGATTTTCGACAATGACACTTTGACCTAACTCTTCTGAAAGAGAAGGAGCTAATAGGCGCATGACGACATCATTGGATCCACCAGGAGCGAAGGGTACAATTATTTTAATAGGTTTATTCGGAAATTCATTGGCATTGACATGCCAAGAATTGGTTGTGAATATGACAGAAAGGCAAAGCACAAAACTTTTTAAGAATTGAGTCATTAGTGTCTCCTTGTTATGCATGTAGATTAACATAGAAGAAATATGCAATTCCTTTTTATAATGAATTTTTTATAAAATAAGTTATGCTGATATGAATATAAAAAATATGGAGATACGATGCCAAAAATGAATGGTGGAGAAGTCATAGCCGAGTACTTAGTTAAGCAAAAAGTTCCCTATATCTTTGGTATTTGTGGGCACGGTAACGTTGGTATTTTAGATGCTTTATATCATCTTAAAGATCAAATTACTTTGATTTCACCGAGGCATGAGCAATGCGCTGGTCATATGGCTGATGCGTATTTTAGGGTGAAGCATGAACCTGTTGCAACGTTAACATCCACTGGCCCAGGATCTGCTAATTTGGTTATGTCATTAGCAACAGCCTTATCTGACTCTTCTGCATTTTTAGCGATCACGGCGAATGTGCCTACATCACAAGCTAATCGTGCGCCATTTCAAGAGTTATACGCGCATAATCAGGCAGATTTTGCCCAAGTGTTGCGACCTGTTGTGAAGCGTACTTTTCAGCCTTCTCGAGTAGATATGTTGCCCCTTGCGATGCGACAGTCCTTTGATACGATGCTTACTGGCAGACCAGGACCTGTGAATATTGATGTTCCCTATAATGTTTTTCAAGAATCCGATGATGTTGAATTACAAGCTCCTGGACATCGCCTAGGTGAGCATCGTCCTGGCGCGAATGCACAAGATATTGCATTGGTGGTGCAGTTAATTAAAGCATCCAGCAGGCCTGTACTATTTATTGGTCAAGGGGTGAGTTTATCGGAAGCTAGTCCAGAGATTACCGAGCTATCCCAATCATTTGGCATACCTGTGATTACTTCACCCAATGGTATGGGGTGCGTGCCAATGGATAATCCATTAACACTGGGCTTCATTGGCCGAAATGGCGCTTATCCTGCGAACCAAGCAGGACGTCATGCAGACTTAGTAATTTGTATAGGTACACGCTTTGATGATCGCTCTTCATCATCATGGCATCCTGGTTATTCATGGAACTTTCCATCGACAAAACTCATTCAAGTGGATATTGATCCAGCTGAATTAGGGCGTAACTATCCACCAACATTAGGCTTAATAGCAGATGCGAAAGTCTTTACGCGACAACTTCTGCAAGGGCTTGCAAATGAGACCCAAATAAAAGCTGATACTTATTTAGCGTGGCATGGAGAAATTGCTGTTTGGCAACAGGAG contains:
- a CDS encoding tripartite tricarboxylate transporter substrate binding protein; the encoded protein is MTQFLKSFVLCLSVIFTTNSWHVNANEFPNKPIKIIVPFAPGGSNDVVMRLLAPSLSEELGQSVIVENRPGGGATIGMDLVAKSKPDGYTLGVANTAFGANPFVISKMPFDTQKDLTPVCLVGKVPLVVIVNPQFPVRSIKELIEYAKKNPEAINYGSAGNASAPHLAGALFEYSTGTKLTHIPYKSGGEATAAILGNVTQLQFAAVPSAIQQIRSNRLIPLAVTTLDRDESLPEVPTVDQSGVKDFDMSDWIGIVVPTGTPDIVVKRLNEAFVKALAKPENRASLSKAGARPIGSSPEELKNLINKESNTWQKVVKAANIKVN
- a CDS encoding thiamine pyrophosphate-binding protein encodes the protein MPKMNGGEVIAEYLVKQKVPYIFGICGHGNVGILDALYHLKDQITLISPRHEQCAGHMADAYFRVKHEPVATLTSTGPGSANLVMSLATALSDSSAFLAITANVPTSQANRAPFQELYAHNQADFAQVLRPVVKRTFQPSRVDMLPLAMRQSFDTMLTGRPGPVNIDVPYNVFQESDDVELQAPGHRLGEHRPGANAQDIALVVQLIKASSRPVLFIGQGVSLSEASPEITELSQSFGIPVITSPNGMGCVPMDNPLTLGFIGRNGAYPANQAGRHADLVICIGTRFDDRSSSSWHPGYSWNFPSTKLIQVDIDPAELGRNYPPTLGLIADAKVFTRQLLQGLANETQIKADTYLAWHGEIAVWQQEWNQFMNPNFSKIETPIRPEYIVASINDVAPDDLILLLDSGVHHNWFMQFWKPKRPQSMLNSWGYSSMGFGVCGVLGAQLAAPERTCIAVVGDGGFMMAPHVVATAVEYNLPCIWVVWNNFAWSAIRDIQLGMFEGREIGTAFYKGTQGPGGEKYNPDFAMWAKACGADGYTVTRSEDFRGVLAQAIQNKRPTVIDVHVSADIKPPSTGTWQLPPIPYREPVFGKPWQPN